A single window of Candidatus Caccoplasma merdavium DNA harbors:
- a CDS encoding YifB family Mg chelatase-like AAA ATPase — protein MLVKVFGAAMQGIDALTVTIEVNCSQGIHFYMVGLADTAVKESHERIRSALQHNGYKFPHRQLIINLAPADLRKEGSAYDLPLAIGILAAAEEISADKLGRYMIMGELSLDGSILPIRGALPIAILARAQGFEGLIVPRANVREAAVVDRLHVYGVDNIKEVVDFFNGDRELTPTVIDTRAEFFAAQNNFDLDFADVKGQENVKRAFEVAAAGGHNLIMIGPPGAGKSMMAKRIASILPPLTLHEALETTKIHSVAGKMERNSSLLTQRPFRAPHHTISSVALVGGGTFPQPGEISLAHNGVLFLDELPEFSRQVLEVMRQPLEDRKITIARAKYTIEYPASVMLVASMNPCPCGYYNHPEKKCICPPGAVQRYLNRISGPLLDRIDIQVEIVPVPFEKLSDSRQGEPSAAIRQRVIRAREIQSERFKEIPGIYCNAQMNSRLLNTFARPDEAGLALLRTAMTRLSLSARAYDRILKVARTIADLAGSENILAEHIAEAINYRNLDRENWAG, from the coding sequence ATGTTGGTCAAAGTATTCGGAGCAGCCATGCAGGGCATCGACGCCCTCACCGTCACCATCGAGGTGAACTGTTCGCAAGGCATTCACTTCTACATGGTGGGGCTGGCCGACACGGCCGTGAAAGAGAGCCACGAACGCATACGCTCGGCCCTGCAACACAACGGCTACAAATTCCCGCACCGGCAACTCATCATCAATCTCGCCCCGGCCGACCTGCGCAAAGAGGGGTCGGCCTATGACCTGCCGCTGGCCATCGGCATACTGGCCGCCGCCGAAGAGATTTCGGCCGATAAACTCGGCCGCTACATGATTATGGGCGAACTCTCGCTCGACGGCTCGATACTCCCCATACGCGGCGCCCTGCCCATTGCCATACTGGCGAGGGCACAAGGTTTCGAGGGGCTCATCGTGCCCCGCGCCAATGTGAGGGAGGCCGCCGTCGTCGACCGGCTCCACGTCTATGGGGTCGATAACATCAAAGAGGTGGTCGACTTCTTCAACGGCGACCGGGAACTGACCCCCACCGTCATCGACACCCGTGCCGAATTTTTCGCCGCCCAAAACAACTTCGACCTCGACTTTGCCGACGTGAAAGGGCAGGAAAACGTAAAACGCGCTTTCGAAGTGGCTGCCGCCGGCGGTCACAACCTCATCATGATAGGCCCGCCGGGTGCCGGAAAATCGATGATGGCCAAACGCATCGCCTCGATACTGCCGCCGCTCACCCTGCACGAAGCTCTCGAAACCACCAAGATACACTCCGTCGCCGGCAAGATGGAGCGCAACAGCTCGCTCCTCACCCAACGTCCGTTCCGCGCCCCGCATCATACCATATCGAGCGTGGCCCTCGTGGGCGGAGGCACGTTCCCGCAACCGGGCGAAATATCTCTGGCTCACAACGGAGTGCTCTTCCTCGACGAGTTGCCCGAGTTCTCCCGCCAGGTACTCGAAGTGATGCGCCAGCCGCTCGAAGACCGCAAAATCACCATCGCCCGCGCCAAGTACACCATCGAATACCCGGCCAGCGTGATGCTCGTGGCCTCGATGAACCCCTGCCCCTGCGGCTACTACAACCACCCCGAAAAGAAATGCATCTGCCCGCCGGGTGCGGTGCAACGCTACCTCAACCGCATCTCGGGCCCGCTGCTCGACCGCATCGACATACAGGTGGAGATTGTTCCCGTCCCGTTTGAGAAACTCTCCGACAGCCGGCAGGGCGAACCCAGCGCCGCCATTCGCCAACGGGTAATCCGCGCCCGGGAGATACAGAGTGAACGCTTCAAGGAGATTCCCGGCATCTACTGCAATGCCCAGATGAACAGCCGCCTGCTCAACACGTTTGCCCGCCCCGACGAGGCCGGTCTCGCCCTGTTGCGAACGGCCATGACTCGCCTCAGCCTCTCGGCCCGCGCCTACGACCGCATACTCAAAGTCGCCCGCACCATCGCCGACCTGGCCGGCAGCGAAAACATTCTCGCCGAACACATTGCCGAGGCCATCAACTACCGCAACCTCGACCGGGAAAACTGGGCGGGATAA
- the recG gene encoding ATP-dependent DNA helicase RecG: MSELSMSDIKFLPGVGPKRAELFNKELGIYSYEDLLHYYPYKYIDRSRTYTIREINGTMPYIQLRGKIVGYETQGEGYKRRLTALFADGTGTIELVWFKGIKYVQDRYKPGVEYTLFGRPTLFGNRINIAHPEIDSVDADIDGNSGLQPYYSTTEKMKSHFLNSKAVQKIIATLWKAIPRSLPETLPAAVIARSHVMYLSDALYNIHFPTSPDELRRAQFRLKFEELFYLQLNILRYTRQRMRRLGGFPFTTIGENFNRFYRECLPFDLTGAQKRVLKEIRADVGSGRQMNRLLQGDVGSGKTLVALMSMLMAVDNGYQACMMAPTEILATQHYETLSALLAPIGVRIELLTGSTRKKQRDEIHRGLLSGEVKILVGTHALLEDTVVFNNLGFVVIDEQHRFGVEQRSRLWRKNSCPPHILVMTATPIPRTLAMTVYGDLDVSVIDELPPGRKPVTTIHRYDNRRAELYESIGRQVEQGRQVYIVYPLIQESEKIDLKNLEEGFRQVKEVFPQYTVCMVHGKMKPAEKEAEMQRFVSGEAQIMVATTVIEVGVNVPNATVMVIENAERFGLSQLHQLRGRVGRGADQSYCVLVTSHKLSDDTRKRIEIMTRTNDGFEIAEADLQLRGPGDMEGTQQSGIAFDLRIANLAKDGQILQLAREIAGEVLDADPDLAKPENGVLSRQLEKLFRRKIDFSLIS, from the coding sequence ATGAGTGAGCTTTCGATGAGCGACATCAAGTTCCTTCCCGGGGTGGGTCCCAAGCGGGCGGAACTTTTCAACAAGGAGTTGGGCATATACTCCTACGAAGACCTTTTGCATTATTATCCCTATAAATACATCGACCGCTCACGCACCTACACCATACGCGAAATCAACGGTACGATGCCCTATATCCAGCTGCGGGGAAAGATTGTGGGTTATGAGACACAGGGCGAGGGTTACAAACGCCGGCTCACCGCCCTCTTTGCCGATGGTACCGGCACGATAGAGCTGGTGTGGTTCAAGGGAATCAAGTATGTGCAGGACCGTTATAAGCCCGGGGTGGAATATACGCTCTTCGGCCGACCCACCCTCTTTGGCAATCGCATCAACATCGCCCACCCCGAAATCGACTCCGTCGATGCCGACATCGACGGCAATTCGGGGTTGCAACCCTATTATTCCACCACCGAAAAGATGAAGTCGCACTTCCTCAACTCCAAGGCCGTGCAGAAAATCATCGCCACGCTGTGGAAGGCCATACCCCGTTCCCTGCCCGAGACCCTTCCGGCGGCGGTCATTGCCCGCTCCCATGTCATGTATCTCAGCGATGCGCTTTACAACATACATTTTCCCACCTCGCCCGACGAGTTGCGAAGAGCCCAGTTCCGCCTCAAATTCGAGGAACTTTTCTATCTGCAACTCAATATCCTGCGCTATACCCGCCAGCGTATGCGCCGGTTGGGCGGATTCCCCTTTACCACCATCGGCGAGAACTTCAACCGCTTCTATCGGGAGTGTTTGCCCTTTGACCTCACCGGTGCCCAGAAACGGGTGCTCAAAGAGATTCGCGCCGATGTGGGCAGCGGTCGCCAGATGAACCGCCTCTTGCAGGGCGACGTGGGCAGCGGCAAGACCCTTGTCGCCCTCATGTCGATGCTCATGGCCGTCGACAACGGTTACCAAGCCTGCATGATGGCGCCTACCGAGATTCTCGCCACGCAACATTATGAGACGTTGAGCGCGCTGCTCGCTCCCATCGGCGTGCGCATCGAGTTGCTTACCGGTTCGACCCGCAAGAAACAGCGCGACGAGATACATCGAGGGCTGCTTTCGGGCGAGGTGAAAATCCTTGTCGGTACCCATGCTTTGCTCGAAGATACGGTGGTCTTCAATAACCTGGGATTTGTCGTCATCGACGAACAGCACCGCTTCGGCGTCGAACAGCGCTCCCGCCTGTGGCGCAAAAACTCCTGTCCGCCCCATATCCTTGTGATGACGGCGACGCCCATTCCCCGCACGCTGGCCATGACGGTCTACGGCGACCTCGATGTCTCGGTCATCGACGAGTTGCCGCCCGGCCGCAAGCCCGTCACGACGATACATCGCTACGACAACCGGCGCGCCGAGCTCTATGAGTCGATAGGCCGGCAGGTCGAGCAGGGCCGGCAGGTCTATATTGTCTACCCGTTGATACAGGAGAGTGAGAAAATCGACCTGAAAAATCTCGAAGAGGGTTTCCGTCAGGTAAAGGAGGTCTTCCCGCAATATACCGTCTGCATGGTGCATGGCAAGATGAAGCCGGCCGAGAAAGAGGCCGAGATGCAGCGGTTTGTCTCGGGCGAGGCGCAGATTATGGTGGCCACCACGGTGATAGAGGTGGGGGTGAATGTGCCCAACGCCACGGTCATGGTCATCGAGAATGCCGAGCGGTTTGGCCTCTCCCAGCTACACCAGTTGCGCGGACGTGTGGGACGCGGCGCCGACCAGTCTTATTGCGTGCTGGTGACGTCGCACAAACTCTCCGACGATACCCGCAAGCGCATCGAAATCATGACCCGCACCAACGACGGCTTTGAAATTGCCGAGGCCGACTTGCAGTTGCGCGGTCCCGGCGACATGGAGGGAACGCAGCAGAGCGGCATTGCCTTTGACCTGCGCATCGCCAACCTCGCCAAGGACGGACAGATTTTGCAACTCGCCCGCGAGATTGCCGGCGAAGTGCTCGATGCCGACCCCGACTTGGCGAAGCCCGAGAACGGCGTGCTCTCCCGCCAGCTCGAAAAGCTCTTCCGTCGCAAAATCGATTTCAGTCTCATCAGTTGA
- a CDS encoding methionine adenosyltransferase, whose product MNYLFTSESVSEGHPDKVADQISDAILDEFLAYDPQSKVACETLVTTGQVVLAGEVKSQAYIDLHEVARRVINRIGYTRSEYKFDGDSCGVFSAIHEQSADINRGVERAEAMNQGAGDQGMVFGYACNETDNYMPLALDLSHLLLRELALLRREKNEMPYLRPDAKSQVTVEYDEQHRPVRIHTIVISTQHDEFIAPTDNTPEAQAQADRKMLDRIADDVRRTLLPRVIAQLPERVQRLFDDRLILHVNPTGKFVIGGPHGDTGLTGRKIIVDTYGGKGAHGGGAFSGKDPSKVDRSAAYAARHMAKNMVAAGIADEVLIQVSYAIGVAQPVSLFVNTYGTSHVALSDAEIACEIGKIFDLRPKAIEERLKLRNPIYEETAAYGHMGRQPRTVHKTFTSRYEKPVETDVELFTWEKLDYVDTLKKAFSL is encoded by the coding sequence ATGAACTATCTCTTCACCTCCGAATCGGTATCGGAAGGGCACCCCGACAAGGTGGCCGACCAAATCTCCGACGCCATTCTCGACGAATTCCTCGCCTACGACCCCCAATCGAAGGTCGCCTGCGAAACGCTGGTAACCACCGGACAGGTGGTCCTCGCCGGCGAAGTGAAATCACAAGCCTACATCGACCTGCACGAGGTGGCCCGCCGGGTCATCAACCGCATCGGCTACACCCGCAGCGAATACAAGTTCGACGGCGACTCCTGCGGCGTGTTCTCGGCCATACACGAACAGTCGGCCGACATCAACCGCGGCGTGGAACGCGCCGAAGCCATGAACCAGGGCGCCGGCGACCAGGGCATGGTGTTCGGCTACGCCTGCAACGAGACCGACAACTACATGCCGCTCGCCCTCGACCTCTCGCACCTGCTGCTGCGCGAACTGGCCCTCTTGCGCCGCGAGAAAAACGAGATGCCCTACCTGCGCCCCGACGCCAAGTCGCAGGTAACGGTGGAGTATGACGAGCAACACCGCCCGGTGCGCATACACACCATCGTCATCTCGACCCAGCACGACGAGTTTATCGCCCCCACCGACAACACTCCCGAAGCCCAGGCCCAGGCCGACCGCAAGATGCTCGACCGCATCGCCGACGACGTGCGCCGCACGCTGCTGCCCCGCGTCATCGCCCAACTGCCCGAGCGTGTGCAACGGCTCTTCGACGACCGGCTTATCCTGCACGTCAACCCCACCGGCAAATTCGTCATCGGCGGCCCCCACGGCGACACCGGTCTCACCGGCCGCAAAATCATCGTCGACACCTACGGGGGCAAGGGAGCCCACGGCGGCGGAGCCTTCTCGGGCAAAGACCCCTCGAAGGTTGACCGTTCGGCCGCCTACGCCGCCCGCCACATGGCCAAGAACATGGTCGCCGCCGGCATTGCCGACGAGGTGCTGATACAGGTATCCTACGCCATCGGTGTGGCCCAGCCCGTGAGCCTCTTTGTCAACACCTACGGCACGTCGCACGTCGCCCTGAGCGATGCCGAGATTGCCTGCGAAATAGGCAAAATCTTCGACCTGCGCCCCAAAGCCATCGAAGAACGGCTCAAACTGCGCAACCCCATCTACGAAGAGACGGCCGCCTACGGCCACATGGGACGCCAGCCCCGCACGGTGCACAAGACCTTCACCTCGCGCTACGAGAAACCCGTAGAGACAGACGTGGAACTCTTCACCTGGGAAAAACTCGACTATGTCGACACCCTGAAAAAAGCCTTTTCCTTATAA
- a CDS encoding peptidoglycan DD-metalloendopeptidase family protein: protein MRKKSLLSTLLPLLFLGIITPSGNAQEIDPSIQKHIATQTRNNIINKELPSMLSIDDSTTYSRRLEQEYGIAPASDLYGDVWVNRWVNPYRRAGIQLPDTFAINVANYCMPITGRITSDYGFRRYRMHRGVDIKLAIGDTIRAAFAGQVRFTNYERRGYGYYVVIRHPNGLETIYGHLSRFIAKEGDIVKVGDPIALGGNTGRSTGAHLHFEVRFLGLDLNPNEIFDFKANKIRNDIFVFRSAPYRAGTETYYSNGVTYSVYRVRKGDTLTSIARKYRTSINALCRLNKISPKRTLRIGQPIRID, encoded by the coding sequence ATGAGAAAAAAATCACTTTTATCGACCCTTCTTCCGCTTCTCTTCCTGGGGATAATCACCCCCTCGGGAAACGCACAAGAAATCGACCCCTCCATACAGAAACACATCGCCACGCAAACGCGTAACAATATCATCAACAAAGAACTGCCGTCGATGCTGAGTATCGACGACTCGACCACATACAGCCGCCGCCTCGAACAGGAATACGGCATCGCACCGGCCAGCGACCTCTACGGCGACGTGTGGGTAAACCGCTGGGTGAACCCCTACCGCCGAGCCGGCATACAACTGCCCGACACCTTCGCCATCAACGTGGCCAACTACTGCATGCCCATCACGGGCCGCATCACCTCGGACTACGGGTTCCGCCGCTACCGCATGCACCGCGGTGTCGACATCAAACTCGCGATAGGCGACACCATTCGCGCCGCTTTTGCCGGGCAGGTGCGTTTTACCAACTACGAACGCCGGGGATATGGCTACTATGTGGTGATACGCCACCCCAACGGGCTCGAAACCATCTACGGGCACCTCTCGCGCTTCATCGCCAAAGAGGGCGACATCGTGAAAGTGGGCGACCCGATTGCCCTCGGCGGCAACACCGGCCGCTCGACGGGCGCGCACCTGCACTTCGAGGTGCGCTTCCTGGGGCTCGACCTCAACCCCAATGAGATTTTCGATTTCAAAGCCAACAAGATACGCAACGACATCTTTGTCTTCCGTTCGGCCCCATACCGCGCCGGCACAGAGACCTACTACTCCAACGGCGTGACCTACTCGGTGTATCGGGTGCGTAAAGGCGACACCCTCACCTCGATTGCCCGCAAATACCGCACGTCGATCAACGCCCTCTGCCGGCTGAACAAAATCAGCCCCAAACGCACCCTGCGCATCGGCCAGCCCATTCGCATCGACTGA
- a CDS encoding DUF805 domain-containing protein — protein MYWYLKCWKQYVDFQGRARRKEYWIFTLINFIIYLLLYILAFSMMFDSSDILFLLASIIFFLYTVATILPSIAVTVRRLHDTGRSGWWYLLNFIPLVGSICLLVLLCLDSEPGENQWGENPKGIEIEKSA, from the coding sequence ATGTATTGGTATTTAAAATGTTGGAAACAATACGTTGATTTCCAAGGGCGGGCACGCCGCAAAGAATATTGGATATTTACCTTGATCAATTTCATTATCTACCTGCTCCTCTATATCCTGGCATTCTCCATGATGTTTGATTCCTCAGACATACTTTTTCTCTTGGCCTCCATTATCTTTTTCTTATATACCGTGGCCACAATTCTTCCCAGCATTGCCGTAACGGTGCGTCGGCTACACGACACGGGAAGAAGCGGGTGGTGGTATCTCCTCAACTTCATTCCTCTTGTCGGGTCGATATGCCTTCTCGTGCTGCTCTGTCTCGACAGCGAACCCGGAGAGAACCAATGGGGTGAAAATCCGAAAGGCATAGAGATAGAAAAGAGTGCATAA
- a CDS encoding DUF4369 domain-containing protein, with product MKLSAYSIFALVILCLTACGGGNDKEQFTITAELDVPDQSYLYFWQEEHKKGISVDSVITEEGKAVFKGTCDQLAHIEVFTEAGERVVSFYAAKGNKIKLKGSIAAPYEIAFSGTPEIEEVGRFRNENSRLLQQLHEGEASFYAHLGDTAREKQLSLCLDTLHTRVIDFARSHPASYASTVLIYDYLLAPGTVKVADSLLRSLAPEAKPVSLLAKAELFIADTQKNPVGKMLPYMTFRTPDDSVINTGGFRRRTTLFTVWASYDSLSRRQMQVVRKLREKHSRYYLNIVSVALDSDESAWREVLRSDTLTGWPQCILKEGWNATQVENLGIQMLPATFVINGNGRIVAKNLYDDALIEAVDKSVEEVGEDKMLDQMAPSRKRRR from the coding sequence ATGAAACTTTCTGCTTACAGCATATTCGCACTCGTCATTCTATGCCTCACGGCCTGCGGGGGAGGAAACGACAAAGAGCAATTCACGATTACGGCCGAACTCGACGTGCCCGACCAGAGCTATCTCTACTTCTGGCAGGAGGAACACAAGAAAGGCATCTCGGTCGACTCGGTTATCACCGAAGAGGGAAAAGCCGTGTTCAAGGGAACCTGCGACCAGTTGGCCCACATCGAGGTATTTACCGAGGCCGGCGAACGGGTTGTCTCGTTCTATGCCGCCAAGGGGAACAAAATAAAACTCAAAGGCAGCATCGCCGCTCCCTACGAAATCGCATTCTCGGGAACGCCCGAAATAGAGGAGGTCGGGAGGTTCCGCAACGAAAACAGCCGTCTCCTGCAACAACTGCACGAAGGCGAAGCCTCTTTTTATGCCCACCTCGGCGACACCGCCCGGGAAAAACAACTCTCACTCTGCCTCGACACCCTCCACACACGGGTCATCGACTTTGCCCGTTCACACCCCGCCTCCTACGCCTCGACCGTGCTCATCTATGACTACCTGCTCGCGCCCGGAACCGTAAAGGTCGCCGACTCGCTGTTGCGCAGCCTGGCTCCCGAAGCCAAGCCCGTGTCGCTGCTCGCCAAAGCCGAACTCTTCATTGCCGACACCCAGAAAAATCCCGTCGGGAAGATGCTTCCCTACATGACTTTCCGCACCCCCGACGACAGTGTCATCAACACGGGAGGTTTCCGCCGCCGCACCACGCTCTTCACCGTATGGGCCTCGTACGACTCGTTGTCGCGCCGGCAAATGCAGGTCGTGCGTAAACTGCGGGAGAAACATTCCCGCTACTACCTCAACATCGTAAGCGTCGCCCTCGACAGCGACGAAAGTGCCTGGCGCGAAGTGCTGCGCAGCGACACGCTCACCGGCTGGCCCCAATGTATCCTCAAAGAGGGGTGGAACGCCACCCAGGTCGAGAACCTCGGCATACAGATGCTGCCGGCGACTTTTGTCATCAACGGCAACGGCCGCATCGTAGCCAAGAACCTCTATGACGACGCCCTCATCGAGGCGGTCGACAAAAGTGTCGAAGAGGTGGGTGAAGACAAAATGCTCGACCAAATGGCCCCGTCGCGGAAACGACGGAGATAA
- a CDS encoding 2-C-methyl-D-erythritol 4-phosphate cytidylyltransferase produces MDKCMVVVAGGKGLRMGKDLPKQFLPVGGRPVLMHTLEAFHRCDAAMGLVLVLPEAHRDYWDVLCRRYDFALPHRVVSGGATRFHSVANGLRAVPPEVRLIGVHDGVRPFVSARLIEALFAAADCHGAAVPAIPVVDSLRHVDACGGSVAVSRSEYRSVQTPQVFRSALLLRAYDTPYRETFTDDASVVEAAGHAVTLVEGEVDNIKITTPRDLAVAEILLRADE; encoded by the coding sequence ATGGACAAGTGTATGGTCGTCGTTGCCGGAGGCAAAGGGTTGCGCATGGGAAAAGACCTGCCCAAGCAATTCCTTCCCGTGGGAGGCCGTCCCGTGCTCATGCATACGCTCGAAGCGTTTCATCGTTGCGATGCCGCGATGGGACTGGTGCTTGTTTTGCCCGAGGCTCATCGCGATTACTGGGACGTGCTCTGCCGCCGTTATGACTTCGCGCTCCCTCACCGGGTCGTCTCGGGCGGGGCTACCCGTTTCCACTCGGTGGCCAATGGCTTGCGGGCGGTACCCCCGGAGGTGCGTCTCATCGGGGTGCACGACGGGGTGCGGCCGTTTGTGTCGGCACGTCTCATCGAAGCGCTTTTTGCTGCGGCCGATTGTCACGGTGCCGCGGTGCCGGCCATTCCGGTGGTCGACTCGTTGCGTCACGTCGACGCGTGCGGGGGGAGTGTGGCGGTCTCGCGTAGCGAGTACCGCAGTGTGCAGACGCCCCAGGTCTTCCGCTCAGCCCTCCTGCTTCGTGCCTATGACACCCCTTACCGCGAAACGTTTACCGATGACGCGTCGGTCGTCGAGGCGGCCGGTCATGCCGTCACCTTGGTCGAGGGCGAAGTCGACAACATAAAGATTACCACGCCGCGCGACCTGGCCGTGGCCGAAATTCTGTTACGGGCCGATGAGTGA
- a CDS encoding O-acetylhomoserine aminocarboxypropyltransferase/cysteine synthase, giving the protein MNDKPLFNPETLCVQGGWNPKNGEPRVLPIYQSTTFRYSTSEQMARLFDLEENGYFYTRLQNPTNDAVAKKIAALEGGVGAILTSSGQAANFFAIFNICEAGDHFVCSSTIYGGTFNLYGVTLKKLGIDVTFIEPDDDEATIEAAFRPNTKALFGETLSNPGMQVLDIEKFARIAHRHGVPLIVDNTFATPINCRPFEWGADIVTHSTTKYMDGHATCVGGAIVDSGNFDWEAHADKFPGLTRPDESYHGLTYTKAFGKMAYITKATAQLMRDLGSTQSPQNAFLLNLGLETLHLRMARHCENAQKVAEFLRDCPQVAWIHYPGLPGDKYHALAQKYMPHGTCGVIAFGLKGSRQEAIEFMDRLKLAAIVTHVADARTCVLHPASHTHRQLSDEQLIEAGVAPDLIRLSVGIENADDIIADLHQAING; this is encoded by the coding sequence ATGAACGATAAACCCCTTTTCAACCCCGAAACCCTCTGCGTACAAGGAGGGTGGAACCCCAAGAACGGGGAACCCCGCGTACTGCCCATTTACCAAAGTACGACATTCCGCTACTCGACCAGCGAACAGATGGCCCGCCTCTTCGACCTCGAAGAGAACGGCTATTTCTATACCCGACTGCAAAATCCCACCAACGATGCCGTCGCCAAGAAAATCGCCGCCCTCGAAGGGGGCGTGGGCGCCATTCTCACCTCATCGGGACAGGCGGCCAACTTCTTCGCCATCTTCAACATCTGCGAGGCCGGCGACCACTTTGTCTGCTCCTCGACCATCTACGGCGGCACGTTCAACCTCTACGGCGTCACCTTGAAGAAACTCGGCATCGACGTCACCTTCATCGAGCCCGACGACGACGAAGCCACCATCGAAGCGGCTTTCCGCCCCAACACCAAGGCGCTCTTCGGCGAGACCCTCTCCAACCCCGGCATGCAGGTACTCGACATCGAGAAATTCGCCCGCATCGCCCATCGCCACGGCGTGCCCCTCATCGTCGACAACACCTTTGCCACCCCCATCAACTGCCGTCCCTTTGAATGGGGCGCCGACATCGTGACCCACTCCACCACCAAATACATGGACGGCCACGCCACCTGCGTGGGCGGTGCCATCGTCGACAGCGGCAATTTCGACTGGGAAGCACACGCCGACAAGTTCCCCGGCCTCACCCGTCCCGACGAGTCGTACCACGGGCTGACCTATACCAAAGCCTTCGGCAAGATGGCCTACATCACCAAAGCCACCGCCCAACTCATGCGCGACCTCGGCTCGACCCAGTCGCCCCAAAACGCCTTCCTGCTCAACCTCGGACTCGAAACCCTGCACCTGCGCATGGCCCGTCACTGCGAAAACGCCCAGAAAGTGGCCGAGTTCCTGCGAGACTGTCCGCAAGTGGCATGGATACACTACCCGGGACTGCCCGGCGACAAATACCATGCCCTCGCACAGAAATACATGCCCCACGGCACCTGCGGCGTCATTGCCTTCGGCTTGAAAGGCTCGCGCCAGGAGGCCATCGAATTCATGGACCGTCTGAAACTCGCCGCCATCGTCACCCATGTGGCCGACGCCCGCACCTGCGTGCTGCACCCCGCCAGCCACACCCATCGCCAGCTGAGCGACGAACAACTCATCGAGGCCGGCGTTGCCCCCGACCTGATACGCCTCTCGGTAGGCATCGAGAATGCCGACGACATCATCGCCGACCTGCACCAAGCCATCAACGGGTAA